The sequence TTCCATGCCAAATACATGACAACAGTGATGATATGGATTCCTGTCTTTATAGCTTCTTAATTTTGGTGTTTAGTTTTAAAGGACTAGTGGTGGATCTGGAGGATGGAAACCTTGTGAAGTTGGCTGAAGATGGAACTGTCTTGCGGTAGgttgcttttctctctttgtacAGGTTCTAATTGTTTTCACTGATTCAGTGCGATAAtagttttctttcttgtttgatCAGAGCGACACATGGAACCAATGACCTCAGCATAGAAGAGATAATCAAACATTATGGTCCTAAAAGGGAGTGGAAGCACTTCAACAGCCTCAATACCTCCTTCACCAGATCTGGTATTTTTAAATCCTTCTTTAATACCTATAGCTGTGTGCTGTTGGCTCTTATGTCAGCTAATGTGTGTTATCTGGGATTTTGTTTTACTTCACCTTTCACTGGATTTCATTGATTTACTAATCTATTTTGCTCTTTGCAGCAAAGTACTATTTCTATGACAACTACTTTGATCTACCTGGGGCTCTTCTCTGTGGAAGAGTTGTGGACATGCTGCACAAGGTACTTTATAATGTAGATTGTGTGGCTTCATATTACTGTTTAATATTTCTACTtggaaaaacatattaaaatcgAACTATATATTCCTGTTAACAGCGAGGAAATGAGGTGAATTCTGACTTTTGGAAGGACATGGTCGCTGCCATTGACCACAATTACAACACATCTGCATTCAAAGGTATGCTGTTCATTCCAAAGCATGCACAATCGTTTTAGTTTATTGCTCACCACTGATGTCTTCTTGTCAAGGAACCCAACTATAAGgatgaacaacacacacaatacacagggAGGGTCTTTCTTTTTCAGACTAGAACTTTTATTCCGTGTATTGATCAGTAAGTGGTACATAACTTAACACATCCAATGGGACATAgttgttttgaaaaatatgcAGTTGAAATTTctcattctgtgttttttctagtCACAGTGCTTGTGAGAATGTGCTGATCTCTAATAACATATAATACaactgttttgtttgtattttgaatGTATAATACAGGAAATTTgaaaacactgatgaaaaaaaacaaacacaaataagaaGTACTGTAAATTCTACAGGCCGTTGCAaagcaccacttgagatatctTCCAATATTGTTTCATGATTCCTAAAACTGCCAAGGAACACACAAGATGAACTGGGAAACGGGATGAATTTGAACCACGTATTATAACATTTTAGTGAGCACTCTCCAAGCATTCCTCTGTTAGGAATTTTAAGACTTTTtcataatagtaaatataagaTTGAGGCAGTTACAAGTCTTGATTTTTCTTCAATACAAAATCTCAATTGGAATCTTGAAAACTGATCTATTTCTCTGAGTTGTTCAATGTATGTAAGGTTTTGAGGTGAACTTGGACTTATTAAATCACGTTGAGGCAATCAAGAACCCAGAGAAAGTGCAGTGAACATTATCTGCTGCAAATATACCATTACTCTCCTCATCAGGGACCTGTACATAGACTCTGTCACCTGGATTCAGCATAACCACAGCACTGCCTGACATCTGATCCAGGAAGCCCTTGTTGTACTCATCATAACTGAAAACAATAGGCTCCTCGTTTTTGTAGAGAGCCACCAATGCGTTTGCACCATTGACATGAACATGATAGCTGAAAAAGTAGAGGCCGGGAATCTGGCAGGTAAATACACCACTGTTGGCATCATAATGGTGCTCCCCATTGTACAGAACATGGTTGAACTGAATAGGAGTTGCCGCTTCGGGATAGGCCCTGGTTAACACAGCACTGAATGCAGACATGGGTGCCTTCATCATCTCATGAGACATTACAACCTCATGGGACTTGACTGGCATGCTCTTCTCATGGTGGTAGACAATCTCTCCTGGTTGGCCaggtggaccaggaggaccagaTGGGCCTGGAAGACCATCATGACCCCTTGACCCTGGATTTCCAGGTGGACCCTGGGGACCAGAAACGCCCTTAGCTGTGAAGCCAGCTGGACCAGGTGGGCCGGGAAGACCTGGATGACCTTTAAGTCCAGAGGGGCCAGCTGGACCAGAGGGACCTGATTGTCCCATGGGACCTGGTCTTCCGTTCTCACCAGCCTTTCCTGGTCCTCCTGGGGAACCTGTGTGTCCTTTAAGTCCTGGGGCGCCATTTGAACCAGGGAGTCCTGGAGCGCCAGCATGGCCTTGTGAACCCTTTGGACCCTGAGGACCATTGTGACCTGCAATTCCTCCAGGGCCTACTGCTCCAGGGGTACCAGGTTTTCCAGTGAAACCTTGAGCTCCTTGATCACCTTTGGTTCCTCTTGGGCCTGGGGCACCAACCATACCAATATCGCCTTTGGGTCCTGTTGGGCCTGCCTCACCTTGAAATCCCCTTGAACCTTGTGGACCAGCTTGGCCTATGGAGCCTGTAGAACCTGGGTGACCAGTAAAACCTGTTGGGCCTGGCTCTCCTTTTTGACCAGTCGTTCCAGGAGTACCAGGGGCTCCTCTGCTGCCTGGAATTCCAGATTCACCTGTTTTGCCAACACCTGGCATGCCAGGGGAGCCTGGCTGACCAGCTGGACCCTGTGGACCTTTAGGCCCTATAGGTCCATGCATACCTGGGGTACC comes from Pleuronectes platessa chromosome 17, fPlePla1.1, whole genome shotgun sequence and encodes:
- the col10a1b gene encoding collagen alpha-1(X) chain; this encodes MDLRVTSVLLVLLALAEATPERYYHVPKVNKGPYPVKSHAVAGEQGPAGEPGEPGPMGPPGPPGKSGVGYAGPQGPPGPPGPPGYTQAGKPGTPGGAGKPGASGMPGERGSTGATGPMGPRGAPGSSGTPGPAGLSSVGRPGPSGIPGAMGPRGESGLKGHPGIPGLPGNKGERGIGVPGVQGQPGSVGPMGPSGMPGKPGVGKPGATGYPGEPGKSGMPGRDGAPGPMGMTGPKGHTGAPGTGATGKPGQNGTPGMHGPIGPKGPQGPAGQPGSPGMPGVGKTGESGIPGSRGAPGTPGTTGQKGEPGPTGFTGHPGSTGSIGQAGPQGSRGFQGEAGPTGPKGDIGMVGAPGPRGTKGDQGAQGFTGKPGTPGAVGPGGIAGHNGPQGPKGSQGHAGAPGLPGSNGAPGLKGHTGSPGGPGKAGENGRPGPMGQSGPSGPAGPSGLKGHPGLPGPPGPAGFTAKGVSGPQGPPGNPGSRGHDGLPGPSGPPGPPGQPGEIVYHHEKSMPVKSHEVVMSHEMMKAPMSAFSAVLTRAYPEAATPIQFNHVLYNGEHHYDANSGVFTCQIPGLYFFSYHVHVNGANALVALYKNEEPIVFSYDEYNKGFLDQMSGSAVVMLNPGDRVYVQVPDEESNGIFAADNVHCTFSGFLIAST